One region of Thunnus thynnus chromosome 14, fThuThy2.1, whole genome shotgun sequence genomic DNA includes:
- the sgms1a gene encoding phosphatidylcholine:ceramide cholinephosphotransferase 1, with amino-acid sequence MKRVAAWSPEDVSDWLSKEGMPEYIDALHQTDGPALLRLTEANFQMPPLSLVSSDGGQQLLEKVETLRIETHIEAHKNGHANGHAGGLPNGTSKALRNGTLGMKDFRMEMVHIPIPPTMEATRTSFPAEWGKTGIAFVYAVVCFVTTTVVISVVHERVPSKEHTPPLPDKFFDLFNRIEWAFSICEINGMLLVGLWLIQWILLKHRSIIGRRFFFIVGTLYLYRCITMYITTLPVPGMHFKCSPKLLGNWEAQMRRVMKMIAGGGLSITGSHTMCGDYLYSGHTVMLTLTYLFIKEYSPKRFWWYHWICWLLSAVGIFCILLAHDHYTVDVVVAYFITTRLFWWYHTMANQQSLKETSQSNPFSRVWWYRLFQYFEENVNGTVPRNYQLPSSWRSLQWSRSVKYSKLDIQ; translated from the exons ATGAAGAGGGTAGCGGCATGGTCACCAGAGGACGTATCTGACTGGTTGAGCAAAGAGGGGATGCCAGAGTACATCGATGCCCTCCATCAAACAGACGGCCCCGCCCTGCTCAGGCTCACAGAGGCAAATTTCCAGATGCCGCCCCTCTCGCTGGTCTCATCTGATGGTGGACAGCAACTGTTGGAGAAAGTAGAGACACTGCGGATAGAGACTCATATCGAGGCTCATAAAAATGGGCATGCAAACGGGCATGCTGGTGGGTTGCCCAATGGGACTAGCAAGGCCCTAAGGAATGGCACATTGGGGATGAAGGACTTCAGGATGGAGATGGTCCACATCCCCATCCCCCCTACAATGGAAGCGACACGCACCTCCTTCCCTGCCGAGTGGGGGAAGACGGGCATAGCGTTCGTCTATGCGGTGGTGTGCTTTGTGACCACCACTGTCGTCATTTCGGTGGTCCATGAGAGAGTACCGTCAAAGGAGCATACCCCACCGCTGCCTGATAAGTTCTTCGACCTGTTTAACAGGATAGAGTGGGCCTTCTCCATCTGTGAGATCAACGGCATGCTGCTAGTGGGACTCTGGCTGATACAGTGGATTCTACTCAAGCACAG GTCAATTATAGGCAGGCGGTTCTTCTTCATTGTGGGCACACTCTATCTGTACCGGTGTATTACAATGTACATCACCACTCTGCCTGTTCCCGGGATGCACTTCAAATGCTCTCCAAAG CTTCTTGGGAACTGGGAAGCGCAGATGAGAAGAGTAATGAAGATGATTGCTGGTGGGGGCCTATCAATCACAGGTTCCCACACCATGTGTGGAGACTATCTGTACAGTGGCCACACTGTTATGTTAACACTAACATACCTCTTCATCAAGGAGT ATTCCCCCAAACGCTTCTGGTGGTACCACTGGATTTGCTGGCTCTTGAGCGCTGTGGGAATTTTCTGCATCCTCCTGGCTCATGACCACTACACTGTGGATGTGGTGGTGGCATATTTTATCACTACACGCCTCTTCTGGTGGTACCACACTATGGCCAACCAGCAG tcacTGAAAGAGACATCACAGAGTAACCCGTTCTCGCGGGTGTGGTGGTATAGACTGTTCCAATACTTTGAAGAAAACGTCAACGGCACAGTCCCTCGAAATTATCAGCTGCCGTCATCATGGCGATCTTTGCAGTGGAGCCGCAGTGTAAAATACAGCAAACTGGACATCCAGTGA